A window from Thalassophryne amazonica chromosome 15, fThaAma1.1, whole genome shotgun sequence encodes these proteins:
- the si:ch211-79m20.1 gene encoding uncharacterized protein si:ch211-79m20.1, whose product MRSWFLLLLLAAVSAVRLRLGSAEGEPLPPSLVKLVRNSPISSVDDLKLLLQQISAIEEEEEDEHDIVPNRTHGRYPRSLMNIPVAQPAACKIRTEVMEVTRSMVDRRNADFWVFPLCVEVQRCSGCCNARQMQCVPTNTSSRYLQVNKIHFINRKLQYDKAIISVEDHVSCRCQAPLSPSSAAIPRSSVHVNPNPPPAPSLHHLRPLLPAPPKTHAYKADLHRHDDLKHNQQHRHPEDRDPAARQWQQGTYTHLVHWVQPRVHQVPGRVGTLGTSSSWPSEARAEHSVMGGPQHVPREGAQGSGSTEEGSVHVSKSGAKTHHADHAQRQHHHHHHQLHQQVNHGQSAGDQELRTQYRLHTPQSDSPLPHSTPTQTPADKPELKPRPLAPANQKDSADGMNGQNQTVFTNHKQIQTEGGGHKGPNEREESGSANSGDTPGPEAASQGQEKDSKVSGEGSLMEEERREKLLEMVQKEADPQSLLHPHHPQQRPKPTTFKTVLSTAVPGSPLAHQTPFRPASPRRRRKHRKRISKATIRAMIM is encoded by the exons ATGAGGTCCTGGTTCCTGTTGCTGCTGCTGGCTGCGGTGTCAGCAGTCCGTCTGCGGCTCGGCAGTGCTGAG GGGGAGCCGCTCCCTCCTTCGTTGGTCAAGCTGGTGAGGAACTCCCCCATCTCGTCTGTGGATGACCTGAAGCTGCTGCTGCAGCAGATCAGCGCAATAG aagaagaagaagaagacgagcaTGATATTGTCCCAAACCGTACCCACGGCCGATACCCCAGAAGTCTCA TGAACATACCGGTGGCTCAGCCGGCGGCGTGCAAAATTCGGACAGAGGTGATGGAGGTGACGAGATCCATGGTGGACCGCCGCAATGCTGACTTCTGGGTGTTTCCGCTTTGCGTGGAGGTGCAGCGCTGCTCCGGCTGCTGTAATGCCAGGCAGATGCAGTGCGTCCCCACTAACACCTCCAGCAGATACCTGCAG GTGAACAAGATCCACTTCATAAACAGGAAACTTCAGTATGACAAAGCCATCATCTCTGTTGAAGACCACGTCAGCTGTCGGTGCCAGGCTCCACTATCTCCTTCCTCTGCTGCAATCCCTCGTTCCTCTGTGCACGTGAACCCAAACCCACCTCCTGCTCCATCATTGCACCATCTTCGGCCCTTGCTTCCTGCTCCGCCCAAGACTCACGCCTACAAGGCGGACCTCCATCGCCATGATGATCTGAAGCACAACCAGCAGCACCGTCACCCTGAGGACCGCGATCCAGCAGCGAGGCAGTGGCAGCAGGGCACGTACACCCACCTGGTGCACTGGGTGCAGCCGAGGGTGCACCAGGTGCCCGGGCGGGTCGGAACACTTGGAACGAGTAGCAGTTGGCCATCAGAGGCGAGGGCAGAGCACAGTGTGATGGGAGGGCCCCAACATGTTCCAAGGGAAGGTGCACAAGGGAGTGGGAGCACAGAGGAAGGGAGTGTGCACGTGTCAAAGAGCGGTGCCAAAACGCATCACGCTGATCACGCGCAGAGGcagcatcaccatcatcatcatcagctgcACCAGCAGGTTAACCACGGCCAGTCAGCGGGCGACCAAGAGCTCAGGACACAATATCGACTCCACACTCCCCAATCAGACAGTCCACTCCCGCACAGCACCCCTACCCAGACACCCGCTGACAAACCAGAACTAAAGCCCCGCCCTCTTGCGCCCGCTAACCAGAAAGACTCAGCAGACGGCATGAACGGTCAAAACCAAACAGTATTTACAAATCACAAACAAATACAAACTGAAGGAGGTGGACACAAAGGTCCGAACGAGAGGGAGGAGTCCGGCTCGGCCAACAGTGGTGACACCCCCGGGCCAGAGGCCGCCAGTCAGGGACAAGAAAAAGACTCTAAAGTGAGTGGGGAGGGCAGTTTAAtggaagaggagaggagagagaaacTTCTGGAGATGGTACAGAAGGAAGCAGATCCGCAGAGTCTTCTTCATCCCCATCATCCTCAGCAAAGACCAAAGCCGACCACATTTAAAACAG